In Erpetoichthys calabaricus chromosome 6, fErpCal1.3, whole genome shotgun sequence, one genomic interval encodes:
- the napgb gene encoding N-ethylmaleimide-sensitive factor attachment protein, gamma b isoform X2, translating to MKWKPDYDSAASEYAKAAVAFKNAKQYDEAKEAYLKEAEAHKDNRALFHAAKALEQAGMMLKEMQRLPEAIQLIEKASMMYVENGTPDTAAMALDRAGKLIEPINLEKAVELYQQAASVFENEERLRQAVELLGKASRLLVRARRFDEAAASIQKEKNMYKEIENYPTCFKKTIAQVLVHLHRNDFVAADKCVRESYSIPGFSGSEDCVALEQLLEGYDQQDEDQVFSVCNSPLIKYMDNDYAKLALSLKVPGGGTKKKSPVTPQGVAGTSKTEEEDDEYSGGLC from the exons ATGAAGTGGAAACCGGACTATGACAGTGCAGCTTCAGAATATGCAAAAGCTG CTGTTgcctttaaaaatgcaaaacagtatGATGAAGCAAAAGAAGCCTACTTAAAGGAGGCTGAAGCTCACAAAGACAATAGAGC tcTGTTCCATGCTGCAAA AGCCCTTGAACAAGCAGGAATGATGCTCAAA GAAATGCAGCGACTACCTGAAGCAATTCAGCTTATTGAAAAAGCCAGCATGATGTATGTAGAAAATGGTACTCCTGATACAGCAGCAATGGCACTGGATCGGGCTGGCAA attgaTAGAACCTATAAATCTGGAAAAAGCAGTGGAACTTTACCAACAAGCTGCATCTGTATTTGAA aATGAAGAACGTTTGCGACAAGCAGTTGAACTATTAGGAAAGGCCTCTCGACTTCTGGTCAGGGCACGGAG aTTTGATGAGGCAGCAGCATCCATACAAAAGGAAAAGAACATGTATAAAGAAATAGAAAATTACCCTACTTGCTTTAAG aaAACAATTGCACAAGTGCTTGTTCACCTACATAGAAATGACTTTGTTGCTGCTGATAAATGTGTAAGAGAAAGTTACAG tatacCTGGTTTCAGTGGTAGTGAAGACTGTGTTGCACTGGAGCAGCTTTTAGAAGGTTATGATCAGCAGGATGAAGACCAAGTCTTTTCTGTTTGCAATTCACCTTTAATTAAATACATGGACAATGAT tatGCTAAGCTAGCTCTGAGTTTAAAAGTACCAGGAGGTGGGACAAAGAAGAAATCTCCTGTTACTCCCCAGGGTGTGGCTGGAACATCAaagacagaggaagaggatgatgaATATTCAGGGGGACTGTGCtag
- the napgb gene encoding N-ethylmaleimide-sensitive factor attachment protein, gamma b isoform X1: MAAQKINEAHEHIAKAEKYLKTSFMKWKPDYDSAASEYAKAAVAFKNAKQYDEAKEAYLKEAEAHKDNRALFHAAKALEQAGMMLKEMQRLPEAIQLIEKASMMYVENGTPDTAAMALDRAGKLIEPINLEKAVELYQQAASVFENEERLRQAVELLGKASRLLVRARRFDEAAASIQKEKNMYKEIENYPTCFKKTIAQVLVHLHRNDFVAADKCVRESYSIPGFSGSEDCVALEQLLEGYDQQDEDQVFSVCNSPLIKYMDNDYAKLALSLKVPGGGTKKKSPVTPQGVAGTSKTEEEDDEYSGGLC, encoded by the exons ATGGCAGCTCAGAAGATTAATGAAGCACATGAGCACATTGCTAAGGCCGAAAAGTA CCTAAAAACCAGTTTTATGAAGTGGAAACCGGACTATGACAGTGCAGCTTCAGAATATGCAAAAGCTG CTGTTgcctttaaaaatgcaaaacagtatGATGAAGCAAAAGAAGCCTACTTAAAGGAGGCTGAAGCTCACAAAGACAATAGAGC tcTGTTCCATGCTGCAAA AGCCCTTGAACAAGCAGGAATGATGCTCAAA GAAATGCAGCGACTACCTGAAGCAATTCAGCTTATTGAAAAAGCCAGCATGATGTATGTAGAAAATGGTACTCCTGATACAGCAGCAATGGCACTGGATCGGGCTGGCAA attgaTAGAACCTATAAATCTGGAAAAAGCAGTGGAACTTTACCAACAAGCTGCATCTGTATTTGAA aATGAAGAACGTTTGCGACAAGCAGTTGAACTATTAGGAAAGGCCTCTCGACTTCTGGTCAGGGCACGGAG aTTTGATGAGGCAGCAGCATCCATACAAAAGGAAAAGAACATGTATAAAGAAATAGAAAATTACCCTACTTGCTTTAAG aaAACAATTGCACAAGTGCTTGTTCACCTACATAGAAATGACTTTGTTGCTGCTGATAAATGTGTAAGAGAAAGTTACAG tatacCTGGTTTCAGTGGTAGTGAAGACTGTGTTGCACTGGAGCAGCTTTTAGAAGGTTATGATCAGCAGGATGAAGACCAAGTCTTTTCTGTTTGCAATTCACCTTTAATTAAATACATGGACAATGAT tatGCTAAGCTAGCTCTGAGTTTAAAAGTACCAGGAGGTGGGACAAAGAAGAAATCTCCTGTTACTCCCCAGGGTGTGGCTGGAACATCAaagacagaggaagaggatgatgaATATTCAGGGGGACTGTGCtag